DNA from Rhipicephalus sanguineus isolate Rsan-2018 chromosome 11, BIME_Rsan_1.4, whole genome shotgun sequence:
AACATGCATAACAATTGCTGTGACCATCTATGCTTGTTTGTTTCACAACGTCAACACATTAGGCCCACAGATTGCAAGCATAAACATAGGTGACGTGAACATGAATAAGCAAGTGCACCGCTTAGTGGTGGCACTCGTAATAACAAATGTTAGTGTtttttgtcccaaaaccatgacatcacTATGGGAGATGCcttagtggaggactccgcaaacttcaaccatctggggttctttaacatgctcctaagtctaggtacatgggcctgtagcattttctttcgcctccatcgaaaaagcggccACCACGTCCGgcatttgatcccgtgacctgcgggtaaGCAGTGAAGCAATGTACccactagacctccgtggcgggTGGTAGCACTTGTAAACATAATGATTGACTTCCTCAGCGCCTCAGTGTTTGGATGCAAGTACGTTTTGTTATTGTGCAGAGCACTACCAAAACTAAGTGTACGCATGCAATGTCAATACATGGTGCCGCAGTTTAAGGTGCAGTCCAATTTCTCAAGTGCTCACATTTCAATGTAACAACAGAGTAGTGTTTTGACCAGCGAGTGAATGGCTACACACTGATGTGAAACAGCACTGCAGAACGGCACAATGACAAGAACACTATAATGGAATGATCTTCAACAGTCTATAGATCATGCGCACAACAGGTTCACCTAACACGTACGACATTCCCAAATATGGCAGTAGTGTGCGCTTTACATATGCACCAAAATATTATCCCAAGTTCAAGCAATAAGGAAACTTAATCCATTTAACATCACGTTCAGGCATCTGTAGGTGCTGCCTTCTTTCCATAAAGATGGGTAAGAATGCTATTTGCCCTTCTTTTCTTGAACTGCTTGTGTAGCCTCATTTAGGCAAGTAAGGGCCGAAGCAATACGACTAATTGCATCACGCGAAGGTGTACAAGAAGTAATAAAACCATTAGAGGAGTACTGTACCACTTTTCAAGTAATAACTGATTGACCTCAGCACTGATGTTTATTGTGTCTTGCGCTTCAAGTAGCgatctgtcgcacgctttaagcgctttctccctcGTCTCATACCGATGAGTGTTAGAAAttaacagggagggatggcacaaggGCAGAAGctacgtcatcgtgtgacatgACCTTGAATGCATGTCAAGAAACGTGCCTGCACTGCGATTCCAATGCTGCAACGCCGGCACATGGTGGCATACTGcaccaagaagcgcatctgattgaAACACCGCTCTATTCAAGTCAGCTACTGGCCAATGGAAATGCCATATCTTCTATGTTGAATAACAATCACCCGCCACTGAACATAGTGAGTACCTGCCTCTGGACGAAAAAAGGGCGCCCGAAAAAAATGGCAACAGCGTGATCCGCTAGCATCCTCAGCGTGCCTCATACAACTACAAAATGTGGCTGATGTGTTCACAGTAGTGAATGTTTGTAGAATGCCTTGTTTCACCATGCCCGAGATGTGATTCATGACCTCTTTAAATGTAGGTTTTAAGGTCGTTTACCAATTTATACATTCTATACTACAATTTCACCTACACCACTTACACGTGCAAACAGGTACAGTCGCCACGGAgaaattattagcacaagtgactaCACACTTGAGCAACAAAATTGCAAACACCAATGGAAATGTCGGTGTTACCATGGGCCAATTTTAGCTGGCCACTCGTGCTTTAACAGGCAAGCCGTGCCTGCTGCTTTCTCCGTGTCATGCTGGCGAACAAGATGAGCAGTATTGATGCGATATTGGCAACTTGTGCTACTCTTGTTATGCCGTGAATGTGCATGGCTGTAGTTATACGTACACGCCGGTTTTGCTCCAACATCTTGTGGTGGAACTTGCGGTCTGCCAGGGCCCTCGCATCAGCACACTGGCCCTGCCGCACGTACTCAGCCGTAGCCCGGCACACAGCTTCCTCCAGCTGCCTGGGCTGTCTTCGGCGAGGTTGAGGCTGTGGTCCGggctgcggctgcgaaggtccaggctgcggctgcgaaggtccgggctgcggctgcgaaggtccgagctgcggctgcgaaggtccGGGCTGCGGCTGCGATGGTCCGGGCTGCGGCACTTGTGGCTGGAGGGGTACTGGTTGCACTGGTGTGTGTGAAACAACAAGAAGAAATATTACTCATTTACTGTTACACCACTCTGAAAACATGCCACTTTACTATTCTAAAACTTCAACCTGGAAACCTCATTTTCACGTACACATAATTACGACTACATGCTTCCCTGTCATGAAAGCATGAATATCTAGAACATAAGTTCTCACAGCACAAACACATAGGTTGCCTTACGGTCAACGTCGCTCGGCCCCCGTTGAACTGCACGAGTAGCTGCACGGGAGGTTCCCACCTCGACCTCAGTTTCCTGCATTTGAGCATAATACGTTGATGACACATGCTGCATATCGGGTGTAACAAGCATCGTTTAAGCAAGCTAGTTTCGAATGTATAGCCGACCATCGCACAAGCTTCATGCATAAAAATGACAACAATGAACATCTTCACAATCTCGCTAAAGGATTCATCTTTCAAGATCACGTAAGCACGTTAAACTACCATGCTTGTGCTCTCATAACAAGTCACAGTATTCTGCATTTAAAAGTATGGACTGTGGCAATGGAACAAATTTCGGCAATCACAATGCCCACTTTTATCGCTGTCTGACTGGCACGGACATGATTAGCGAGAGAAGAGGTACGCACCACGTCGGGAACGGGGTAATACTCGGGCGGGGTGGTGACCACTGCGCCGGTCCTCTCAAGGATATCTAAGACGCGGCCGTCAACGTCGCCAACCCTGCCGCCACCCGTGGCgctgcaaaataaaaagaaaacacaaccaCAACGTGAAACGACAATGAAGGCGCAGATTATTACAGAGCTCACTTTCTCTCGCTTGTCGATCTCGCGAGCTCCTTTCGCGCGCCGCAGACCATCTTCGCCCAGTGGTTACGCCATAGTTGTGGCGATTTAACCGCGGGCCCCTGCTGATTCAGCAGCGTGGCGATTTCTTGCCACAGCTGCTTCTTTCGAGCAGCAGTCATACGCGGGGAGACCTCCGTGCAAGATCTCCCCAGGTACGGGTGCTGCTCCAGGAACTGTATCAGCATGTCCCTTTGAACTGTCGAAACGCGCGGTCCTTTCGCCGACATTTTTTTTCCCAACCGACTTCCCACATCAGCCATCCCGCAGAGAAAATTTAAGAGGCAAAACCTTCCTCTACGCTGATCGTTCTACCTTGCAAAAATCGTTCTCATTTTCGCACTCTCATTCTTTTCCGTATTATATTTTTAAcctaacaaaaataataaatgcgctacactaaggtttaaaaaaaaacctcCTTGCGCTACACTTACCTTCGAaatcgaagcagcagcagcagctttcgCGGATCGGCATGGTAGCTTGAGCAACGGAGTACTGTCGATGCACGATGCAGCGCACCGCGTTCATGAAGTGACGCTTTGCGGTGGCGATGCCCCAACAAACGGTACTCGCTGCTTCGTGAGTTCTCAATCGCATCTTGTTGACTATGTAGCGCTTCACAGTCATTCGGATTTCTTCTCCGTTGCGTCgctacagataaaaaaaaagaaactcgtcaGACGGATGCATGCAGCCGAGAACACACACCACGGCACGACACGTTTCTACTCACCTCGGTTCAGCAGATTGCGCGGCTTCCGGAAAGATCGCAGAGTCTAATACTCTTCTTAGCCGACAGTAACCATCCCCACCTTGCAGTAATTGCGACGTATTACGGGcgaccacacacacacagctgtTTCTTTGACATCGGCAGCTATTTTCTTTGCGCTGAACGACACGGCTTGGCTGCACGTATGGCGCAAATACGGCTACGACTCAAAATATAGAGATACTTGTGTTTTCTTTGATTTAAATACCTACCATTTTGATGTGTTCCATTTGTAAAACAATTTTAGTTCATTAAGCATACGACATCAGTTTCATTACACGCTTTCTTATTAAATAAATTAACTATACGGCCCCTGAAagggcgaagaaaagaaaaagaaacatccgGGCAACACAGAGAGCTCGTGATTGGACAATTCAAAAAACGTTGCGCGTTCCCGCCCAGCGCTGACGCAAGCGAAGACGTCACgcggaaaagcattggaataaaaaatagaatcgttccgcgatagcacccctgcatttgcgacaactcttcgaCTGCCGGCCGttccttttttatcagggtaaccacacatatcaatctgatttgaaagtaaatgcacaacatcaagaaattcagtggcggtagccaacagatggaaattcataggaaatatagcttctgcgaacagcgataatgagtttacaggtgaacacgaatttcaaaaatattttagctcgtgcacaaataaggccaccgtggcaaatcgGTTGAGGCAGCcgcgacaaactgggttaataataacatctggtgttttacgtcccaaaaccacgatatgattatgagagacgccgtattggagggctccggaaatttcgaccatctggtgttctttaacgtgcactgatatcgcacaggcctctaccatttcgcctctaccatttcgcctctaccgaaatgcgaccgccgcggccggaatcgaacccgcgacaacggaacaccgtgcccacgaccttcgggtcagcagccgagcaccttagacactggtccaccgtggcggacccaaactgggttagtcaaaaggaaaaaggtattccctgaaaaagaaagcgggggtgaggggggggttgacgtctctctatatgatgcttgtaagaagaaagcaacacatttgacaatggtaggttagaaattcctttcatgggttgtcgttgtgcatgcatcaTATCACATGGATTCtagcagccgcccacggtgttagttgTTCAGCCCCcattgcaacgtttacacgtgctggctggcgcgtggtagtgaaggttaacgtccgtttactgaccaatccatcatgactcaccatgtgccattccgattctgcctctcgttattcgtcacagacatgctgtttgttgcagtcgCAGAAGTAGAACTTggtgccctgctctgggtgcacaaacgtgaaatggtcgtacccgtttccttttcagcgtcctaaccatttgctttccagtttcttctttagggaatgacaggaattgagagtgacaccatattccgtgacgtcactgtctgacccgttaaaactaacacgccaaaccagacgaggccccattcgtgcacatacgctcgccagtcgaaacgcctgccgcctaaatgctagcctatttgaaatagcttatccttgttcatcgtgtccttatttacacaacttatattgtccagatgggcaagaagtgttctttgccgcgatgcatctcgggctacaaatcatgcacggagaaaatttgctttttcgctgctccgaaggatagtgaccACTTGAAAATGTGGGCACTGCTATTCTACTgaaaaatcgcgagttgcaaacaacaaattttgtttgtgaaaaaacattttgatgcgcgtaTTGTCACCAAATCATGGTAAGCGCTATTTAAAAGAAAACGTTCTTGcgaggaaacattctttcgtgtcatttagccgcaccatacaatactcgagctaaagcagctttttcaggcaaaaatatgtaaaattcgtagatcgtgccaatactgtgataaaattcttggcgcaccataacgtatatatcttgcagtctatttattttgaatatgtcaaagagcggcttcgtagtcatcggccacaagctgtcgcccacttcattgcattctctttcaattcTGTATTTTctgacgtgggagcggcgcgtcacctgctagtccacgccccgaaagacctaaatagagttattttattccattacatgaaagcatccgtcttctcgcaaatgtttacggaatttgcaaatgagcggttcgtagtaaaagcTTCTGAAGGCTCATTTGATCTCATATGCAAaaatgccccttaacatgacacctgctctttatatgatgctgaccgcaaatacattaattaatctttcgagggcaaatgaagggttaATTCAAgacgcgtcacgcaactgcagatttacatttgtagagacatgcgggcacgatcgcctaggccgaaggtggtgtttatgagcttcacgccccatgccgaaccgtcatgcataaaacactactaagtctttatatctaacttatgtatatgatattacaataccacacaatcctcacaggcccttgcgatattgctaaacacgctaaaacaccgaatgttagaagcgtcaggtttgtgctgggtatagccaggtggatggatggatggatggacggatgctatgagcgtcccctttataacggggcggtgacaagtgtgccaccaggctcgaaaaaaaaaacctttactcttttttttagcgttggcctagtgtctttacttcaattaaaactattttactcccgaagacaaaaaaaaaaccttaagttttcagctccgttctgtgccctttacggcagaatgtccttattttttttcccattatttattttttttgtcctttctctctagttttctgccaccaatactctaaccgtctcttacttatttcaatcgcgggtgtgttcagctttccattgtccctaaaacccaaggcgtcatgtaggctcgtgcccaaacgtacacctgggtggatgtctccacattcaatcagaacatgctccgccgtttcctgatcttccccgcagcacgtgcattgttcttcttctttactgaatctcgctttataactacccgttctaaggcaacccgatctcgcttcaaacagtaaagcgcttcccattgaattgtcgtaaaatgcatccctccttatttcatttttgccctttcggtagttactcgaAGGAcggtggccaccgtcccgcgcgcgcctcctttcggcaagaaagggaaagaggtccccgatttctcctcattccaatgcgccgtcgctccacttaaactattctaacaccgtggccatGACTTTGCTCGTTACACAGGTGGTGCTCTTGCGTGATGCCGGCTcgaaaaaaggtgaaaaaaatgcgatagcaagaaagtggaatgtcacacgaagaacggcaagcagctcgaagcttgcAGCGCACCGCTCAAGCAGAAAGAAGGACGCTCGATAAGaccgcacatatatacacaggaccagcgcgaactaacaactgccacagttacgtctttgtgtttgagcaaagACGTTGAGTTCGTGCTTACATTGCTTAGGTACACTTGtctgtggcgcaaaatacatttcgtgaaaaaggggcgtagagaaaagaagaaagtgaaGAGAAGAAAGTCACTTTATTCTCTTCTCTAAGCACCTTTTTCACGAAATGTGTTTTGCGCCACAGTCTACTGTGCCTAAGCAATAGTCCGCATGCGGAGTCTGCCTTTGGCTTGACAtcccccaacccctccccttttatttttaATGCGAACCATTTAGCGAACTCCTGCAACTTTGGGagtatcatctatctatctatctatctatctatctatctatctatctatctatctatctatctatctatctatctatctatctatctatctatctatctatctatctatctatctatctatctgcctgcctaCTCCTTGTGCtcttctggccgtttcgttattggaatgtatacgaaaattggtatggcacaacatgactgcatggcgaacataaacgTCAGGatataacaagaaaatcatgatcTGCATCTCATGAACGCcgtgatttacgtgccacggtcatTAACTTGATTAATAACAAAATTGGGAATTAACTTGTTATATAACAAAATTGTGACGACGCGAGTAgactgtatgacggacataaGCTAAACGTCCTGAAGcgcaaatcatgatacgcatgtcatatacagcatgatttccatgacatggtttcggggcacTCGCGATCGCTTAATAAaatgtatatataccaaaatcgacGTGATgacacatttctgtatgacgaacaaaaaTGACAAGTTCTAACATGAAAGTATGATAAGCATGCCATGTGCGGCTTGCCTTACATGACACaatcatggtgcactcgcagccgtttcgctagattgatatacgccaaaattggtattgcgtgacatggctgtacgacgaacataaatgacaggtggtaacatgaaaatcatgatatgaatgtcatgtatggcgtcgtttacttcaatcaatcaatcaatcaatcaatcaatcaatcaatcaatcaatcaatcaatcaatcaaagaactttattttcaccaaaaacaagaaTGTTGACGGTGAACTCTCATGGTTTGCTGACGCCCGGTTCGCTAATTTGATGAacaccgaagttggtattgcgcaacgttacTGTATGAATAACATACGTgaaaggcggtaacatgaaaatcgtgacgtgCCTGTCATGTGCCACATAATTTAGAGGACACTGCCTTGAtgtgcttccggctgttttgttagctggatataaaccaaaattgatAAGGCATGACattagtgcgtgatgaacatgatGACGGatcatgcattgtacataccagaatgTATATTTTATTACCATGGTATAACCAGATTGTACATGCCTGAAGGCATGACGAACATGCGATATTTAGGGCACTAGATGTCGTGAATACTTTCAAGGAGACGAGCTGGTTCATACTAAAATCTAGATTTGCTGCGCATGCAGAAAGAACGAAGACGGGAGACCGGATAGAGCGCAGCACCAAAGATTGGGTCTTCGCTCTATCTCGCTGCTTCCTTCTTTCGGCTTGGGCAGGAAATCTAGGTTTTAGATGTCATGTCATGAATCAGTTTATTTGCCTCAAAAACAAACCAGGCgatgtatagaccagaacacagcgaatttcatgcgcatcgccatgtttgcatcgcgcgtcgcg
Protein-coding regions in this window:
- the LOC119375092 gene encoding pleckstrin homology-like domain family A member 1; its protein translation is MLIQFLEQHPYLGRSCTEVSPRMTAARKKQLWQEIATLLNQQGPAVKSPQLWRNHWAKMVCGARKELARSTSERNATGGGRVGDVDGRVLDILERTGAVVTTPPEYYPVPDVETEVEVGTSRAATRAVQRGPSDVDLQPVPLQPQVPQPGPSQPQPGPSQPQLGPSQPQPGPSQPQPGPSQPQPGPQPQPRRRQPRQLEEAVCRATAEYVRQGQCADARALADRKFHHKMLEQNRRHHEAQMASQERLENQLCRLTEEVGRLRHVQQQRLDQERRANECTQRLLQQLLEALAGGAALVTRPPQPPSA